A single genomic interval of Lewinellaceae bacterium harbors:
- a CDS encoding T9SS type A sorting domain-containing protein codes for MIRIYIAFFLSGLIGITNAQAQGCTLSCHDLVNISLDSACQRTIVPADLLTGNPSCFYLYTVELTYGSSNLGNMVTKDYIGKTLNYAVIDTSSNNRCTGKVKIEDKYPPTTRVPDVTISCFDPYPNLSNLHDACGFTLAVTQRGYDLEYYPCGSTYEGLYSRYLRISDPWGNFRDDTQMVYLTRPDFSSLVCPSDKTLACDLKVGNKYLLQDPAYVVFDKDGYAHPKPIVNKETRQSTGLVDPPAIRNSQGQLSYLWDTDGACHLAVDYSDVVIADCGYGYKIRREWTVYDWCTHEERHCTQWIYIKDNYGPQLVKPKDITVATGTSDCKANVSLPWPELKSACGGGSAAFAQSYYEILRVNDDHYHTTTKILQGDLTPAGAQAWVEPGHYEVWYVLEDKCKRVSKTSFLLDVYDLTPPVAKCKPSQQKSLDGCSSKIWAKDLNAGSSDNCCSVIHVAIALSDSVTYYREYWTNYLKSCLGSSLYKQKQSDYEALVEDWINLFVFDDYVDVQSCGNVKLELRAFPACGMTTKAQAGYPGSDHSWFCITAYPDYFCHYADHYLDEGHPRPGIVCNKSASTKAYIDFCNATMSSIYSRLGRDGVDSKTIDKMKSWQWVSAQQPYTGGYGSCTSTWTFTSQANWSLQGAPDATVFSDGTPGKGVLETAGLHIILTAEGNADALDCSEGTSSTFNTNYGYNQFKDFSGWQIDGYTTDIPTPAYCPSWLALDYYNGRTVQPASLFVDPQVTDGCSSIQLTSKTTTSNEGNNTVYTKTWTAKDGCSHTRTATQKVILQPRSDFEATFPADTLIGSMDSLSETVQIADDEEESLSIDHQDELFDANGTRYIVRKWIVRDLRFSGASVTGPDIIVDDRILASPDRMVPRNLKDNGDGIMEYLQLIELRSQDTVAPVIACASDTFELCVNPILCLTDTSLVLGEATDDQPATLQYHYEVWADTIMVSRQAGASLDLPLLAGVYHVVLSVVDGGGNSASCTAALIVTNCDPVGYSFKDSISLSLDSFGIATLVIDSLINGETIACDLSSEVSFSTDTLLQRIAFSCGDPAGQLLAVYTLVNGAVTDTAGVWVSIENKGEICQPCGPLTPCPDSIPPMLICASQEFRICTNPLVCLSDTSFLLGLGMDETTVAEHLHFHYRVLQQGDTLAEREGHLFDLPLLAGVYTIELMVEDAAGNQAMCRSELTIEDCCSSCSGLVVLCQDTVERAMTENKQAMVLLDDVDAGSFDDCGGELYRSFRRDTLMPYRVITCADSSNLNNGVLALIWYIGVSGEILDSCTTQVKVLDFGTYCAPQSEAPLTKTAMNRELMVYNDPVQLGKSIHGDVPEAQGLNRSSGTWQLTLTPNPAYSQVMARVEAPETGNTTLHIIGLDGKVWVTQEVQVVKGINQVVLSLAALPSGLYSVMVSSPEPKQIARLVKQ; via the coding sequence ATGATACGTATCTACATTGCCTTCTTTTTGTCAGGCCTGATCGGCATAACCAATGCACAAGCGCAGGGATGCACCTTGTCCTGCCACGACCTGGTAAATATCTCGCTGGATTCTGCCTGCCAGCGTACCATCGTACCTGCCGATTTATTAACCGGTAACCCTTCCTGCTTTTACCTCTACACGGTAGAGCTTACGTATGGTTCGAGCAATCTGGGTAACATGGTTACCAAAGATTATATTGGCAAGACCCTCAACTACGCCGTTATTGATACATCGTCCAATAACCGCTGTACCGGTAAAGTAAAAATAGAAGATAAATACCCGCCCACGACACGCGTACCTGACGTGACCATCAGCTGTTTTGACCCATATCCGAATTTATCCAACCTGCACGATGCCTGTGGGTTTACTCTGGCTGTGACTCAACGCGGCTATGACCTGGAATATTATCCCTGCGGCAGCACCTATGAAGGCCTGTATTCACGCTATCTGCGGATATCCGATCCCTGGGGCAACTTCCGGGATGATACCCAAATGGTCTACCTGACGCGACCGGATTTTTCCTCATTGGTTTGTCCCAGTGATAAAACCCTGGCTTGTGACCTCAAAGTGGGCAATAAGTACTTGTTGCAGGATCCTGCCTACGTTGTATTTGACAAGGATGGTTATGCACATCCCAAACCCATCGTAAATAAAGAGACACGACAGAGCACCGGACTGGTGGATCCGCCGGCGATCCGGAATTCACAGGGACAGTTGTCCTATCTGTGGGATACCGACGGGGCTTGCCACCTGGCTGTGGATTATAGCGATGTGGTAATTGCCGATTGCGGCTATGGATATAAGATCCGCCGGGAATGGACCGTGTACGATTGGTGCACCCACGAAGAAAGGCATTGTACCCAATGGATCTACATCAAAGACAATTACGGACCTCAACTGGTTAAACCCAAGGACATTACCGTAGCTACCGGCACTTCGGACTGCAAGGCAAACGTGTCCCTCCCATGGCCGGAACTGAAATCCGCATGCGGTGGAGGTTCGGCTGCATTTGCACAATCGTATTACGAGATCCTCCGGGTCAATGATGATCACTACCACACCACGACTAAAATATTGCAGGGTGATCTGACACCGGCAGGTGCCCAGGCCTGGGTCGAGCCCGGACATTATGAAGTTTGGTATGTACTCGAAGACAAGTGTAAACGGGTTTCCAAGACTTCTTTCCTCCTGGACGTGTATGATCTTACCCCACCAGTCGCAAAATGCAAGCCCAGTCAGCAGAAATCACTGGATGGCTGTTCCAGTAAGATATGGGCCAAAGACCTGAATGCCGGAAGCAGCGATAACTGTTGTAGTGTGATTCACGTAGCCATCGCCCTGTCCGACAGTGTCACCTATTACCGGGAATACTGGACGAATTACCTAAAGTCCTGTCTTGGCAGCAGCTTGTACAAACAAAAACAATCGGACTACGAAGCATTGGTGGAGGACTGGATCAACCTGTTTGTATTCGATGACTATGTAGATGTGCAGTCCTGCGGAAATGTCAAACTTGAGTTACGGGCATTTCCTGCCTGTGGAATGACCACCAAAGCGCAGGCTGGATACCCGGGTTCCGACCACAGCTGGTTCTGCATCACCGCCTATCCGGATTACTTTTGTCATTATGCGGATCATTATCTGGATGAAGGACACCCCCGGCCGGGTATCGTCTGCAATAAATCTGCCAGTACCAAAGCCTATATTGATTTTTGCAATGCGACCATGAGCTCGATCTATAGCCGGCTTGGAAGGGATGGCGTGGATTCCAAAACCATTGATAAAATGAAAAGCTGGCAATGGGTGAGTGCTCAGCAACCCTATACCGGCGGCTATGGCTCCTGTACTTCCACCTGGACTTTCACTTCCCAGGCCAACTGGAGCTTGCAGGGAGCACCGGATGCAACCGTCTTCTCCGACGGCACACCAGGCAAGGGTGTCCTGGAGACGGCTGGCCTGCATATCATTCTGACCGCTGAAGGCAATGCCGACGCGCTGGATTGCAGTGAAGGTACCTCCTCGACATTTAACACCAATTACGGCTACAATCAATTCAAAGATTTCTCTGGGTGGCAAATCGATGGTTACACCACAGACATCCCGACGCCTGCCTATTGCCCTTCCTGGTTGGCATTGGATTACTACAACGGACGCACCGTACAACCGGCCAGCCTTTTTGTTGATCCGCAGGTAACCGATGGTTGCAGCTCCATCCAGCTGACCTCCAAAACGACCACCAGTAATGAAGGGAACAACACAGTTTATACGAAAACCTGGACAGCCAAAGACGGCTGCAGCCATACCCGCACTGCTACCCAAAAGGTTATCCTTCAACCCAGGAGTGACTTTGAGGCCACCTTCCCGGCGGATACCCTGATTGGCTCCATGGACAGCCTTTCAGAGACTGTGCAGATCGCTGATGATGAAGAAGAATCTCTTTCCATTGACCACCAGGATGAACTGTTCGATGCCAATGGTACCCGCTACATCGTTCGTAAATGGATCGTACGGGATCTGCGCTTTTCCGGTGCCTCGGTTACCGGGCCAGACATCATCGTTGATGACCGGATCCTGGCTAGCCCGGACCGGATGGTACCGCGCAACCTGAAGGACAATGGCGACGGGATCATGGAATACCTGCAGTTGATCGAATTACGGAGCCAGGATACTGTTGCGCCGGTCATCGCCTGTGCGTCAGACACCTTTGAATTGTGTGTGAATCCTATCCTTTGCCTGACCGACACCTCATTAGTCCTCGGAGAGGCAACCGATGATCAGCCAGCCACCCTGCAATATCATTATGAAGTATGGGCAGACACCATTATGGTATCCCGCCAGGCTGGTGCTTCTCTGGACCTGCCGTTGTTGGCAGGTGTTTATCATGTGGTGCTTAGCGTGGTCGATGGGGGAGGAAACAGTGCCTCCTGTACTGCTGCATTGATCGTAACCAACTGTGATCCGGTAGGCTATTCTTTCAAAGATTCGATTTCACTCAGCCTGGATAGTTTTGGAATCGCCACACTGGTGATAGACTCATTGATCAATGGTGAGACAATCGCGTGTGATTTAAGTTCTGAGGTGTCCTTTTCAACGGATACCCTGTTGCAACGCATTGCATTTTCCTGCGGTGATCCGGCTGGACAATTGTTGGCTGTCTATACCCTGGTAAATGGAGCCGTGACCGACACGGCAGGGGTTTGGGTTTCCATAGAGAATAAAGGAGAAATTTGTCAACCTTGCGGGCCGCTTACACCCTGTCCGGATTCGATACCTCCCATGCTGATCTGCGCTTCCCAGGAATTCAGGATCTGCACCAATCCATTGGTATGTTTATCAGATACTTCTTTCCTGCTTGGTCTCGGCATGGATGAAACTACCGTTGCCGAACATCTGCATTTCCATTACCGGGTACTTCAACAAGGCGATACCCTGGCAGAACGCGAAGGTCACCTGTTTGACCTCCCCTTACTGGCCGGCGTCTATACCATTGAACTGATGGTTGAAGATGCTGCAGGCAATCAGGCCATGTGCCGCTCTGAGTTGACGATAGAGGACTGTTGTTCCAGCTGCTCCGGCCTGGTGGTTCTTTGTCAGGATACGGTGGAGCGTGCGATGACGGAAAATAAACAAGCCATGGTGCTGCTCGATGATGTCGACGCAGGTAGTTTTGACGATTGCGGAGGCGAATTGTACCGTTCGTTCCGGCGGGATACATTGATGCCTTACCGGGTTATCACCTGTGCGGACTCGTCTAATTTGAACAATGGCGTTCTAGCCCTGATCTGGTACATCGGAGTGTCGGGAGAAATCCTGGATTCCTGTACGACACAGGTGAAGGTCCTCGATTTTGGCACTTATT
- a CDS encoding glycoside hydrolase family 13, with product MLKKQYQKTKKVAKVTFTLPKEAAAEAKEVRVVGEFSDWKWENSPLMKVAGKEYQTVIELALGRKYEFRYMLDNLKWENDWAADDYVPSPYAGVYNSVVNLEVAVEAAPAKATVKTATKGKATAASKAEEVKPNAAPAKAKAAPKKAAAPKAAAKTVAVKEDLTKIEGVGPKIADLLKAADITSYASLAKADLKVLKGILDKAGSRYKMHDPTTWPKQASLAAAGKWDELKKLQDSLKGGKKA from the coding sequence ATGTTGAAGAAGCAATATCAAAAAACAAAAAAGGTAGCAAAAGTAACCTTTACGCTGCCGAAAGAAGCTGCTGCCGAAGCTAAAGAAGTTCGGGTAGTAGGTGAATTCAGTGACTGGAAATGGGAAAACAGCCCGTTGATGAAAGTTGCTGGTAAAGAATACCAAACGGTCATCGAACTGGCTCTTGGTCGCAAGTATGAATTCCGTTACATGCTGGATAACCTGAAATGGGAAAATGACTGGGCTGCCGATGACTATGTTCCATCACCTTATGCTGGTGTTTACAACTCGGTCGTAAACCTGGAAGTTGCAGTGGAAGCTGCTCCTGCCAAAGCAACCGTAAAAACTGCCACCAAGGGTAAAGCTACTGCGGCATCAAAAGCCGAAGAAGTAAAACCTAACGCAGCTCCGGCAAAAGCAAAGGCTGCACCGAAAAAAGCTGCTGCACCGAAAGCTGCTGCTAAAACGGTGGCTGTAAAAGAAGACCTGACGAAAATCGAAGGTGTTGGTCCGAAAATTGCAGACTTGTTAAAAGCAGCTGACATTACCTCTTATGCATCATTGGCAAAAGCCGATCTTAAAGTGCTGAAAGGTATTCTGGACAAAGCTGGTTCACGCTATAAAATGCATGATCCCACCACCTGGCCAAAACAAGCCAGCCTGGCTGCTGCCGGAAAATGGGATGAACTGAAAAAATTACAGGATAGTCTGAAAGGCGGTAAGAAAGCCTAA
- a CDS encoding DUF2541 family protein: MKTLAMIFSLLAIASIAYAQPGNWDKLGTRKVTFKQDYDEIVVTAREGTFQSLKLMVEDGPVEVDHIVVHYRKGRPEELNVRENIPAGGETRVLDLRGTNRVIRRVVFYYKSSNPDGRRATVTLYGKH, encoded by the coding sequence ATGAAAACGTTGGCTATGATTTTCAGTTTGTTGGCAATAGCTTCGATCGCTTATGCACAGCCAGGAAACTGGGATAAACTCGGAACACGCAAGGTTACCTTTAAGCAAGATTATGACGAAATCGTAGTGACCGCCCGTGAGGGTACCTTCCAATCACTTAAACTAATGGTTGAAGATGGTCCGGTTGAAGTTGACCACATTGTGGTACATTACCGGAAAGGCCGTCCGGAAGAGCTGAATGTAAGAGAAAATATCCCGGCCGGGGGTGAAACCAGGGTTTTGGACTTAAGAGGGACAAACCGGGTCATTCGCCGGGTAGTATTTTATTATAAGTCTTCCAACCCGGATGGACGAAGAGCCACCGTTACCCTTTATGGAAAACATTAA
- a CDS encoding type II toxin-antitoxin system HicB family antitoxin has product MVYTATFEVFIYQDEEDNLFYAECPSLDLVDFGDTKEQAKSNFEVLLDMFFEDIIERGTFREVMTDLGWKFSDTLAAPRNRRPSPKLVSKSERLTEARQLAVAY; this is encoded by the coding sequence ATGGTTTATACCGCCACTTTTGAAGTTTTCATTTACCAGGATGAAGAAGACAATCTGTTTTATGCAGAGTGTCCAAGCCTTGATTTGGTAGATTTTGGGGACACCAAGGAGCAAGCTAAATCTAATTTTGAAGTTCTTTTAGATATGTTTTTTGAGGACATTATCGAACGAGGGACTTTCAGAGAAGTGATGACAGATTTAGGTTGGAAGTTTAGTGATACACTTGCTGCTCCAAGGAATCGGAGACCATCACCCAAATTGGTTTCAAAATCTGAACGCTTGACTGAAGCCCGTCAGTTAGCGGTCGCCTACTAA